One Urocitellus parryii isolate mUroPar1 chromosome 9, mUroPar1.hap1, whole genome shotgun sequence DNA segment encodes these proteins:
- the Ndufab1 gene encoding acyl carrier protein, mitochondrial, whose translation MAARVLSSCVRRLPAAFAPLPRVPVPALARPLSTALCSAGNRTWPGTTQLALVLTQVPGRVTQLCRQYSDAPPLTLEGIKDRVLYVLKLYDKIDPEKLSVNSHFMKDLGLDSLDQVEIIMAMEDEFGFEIPDIDAEKLMCPQEIVDYIADKKDVYE comes from the exons ATGGCGGCTCGTGTCCTTTCCTCCTGTGTCCGCCGCCTGCCTGCGGCCTTCGCGCCGCTGCCTCGTGTCCCCGTACCCGCCCTGGCCCGGCCGCTCAGCACCGCTTTGTGTTCCGCGGGGAACCGGACGTGGCCCGGGACTACACAGCTAGCCTTAGTGCTCACGCAG GTTCCAGGGAGAGTTACACAATTGTGCCGCCAGTATAGTGATGCACCCCCTTTGACGTTAGAGGGAATCAAGGACCGTGTTTTGTATGTCCTGAAACTCTATGACAAGATTGATCCAGAAAAG CTTTCGGTAAATTCCCATTTTATGAAAGACCTGGGCTTAGACAGTTTGGACCAAGTGGAGATTATCATGGCCATGGAAGACGAGTTTG ggtTTGAAATTCCTgatatagatgcagaaaagttAATGTGTCCACAAGAAATTGTTGATTACATTGCAGATAAGAAGGatgtatatgaataa